In the genome of Candidatus Rokuibacteriota bacterium, one region contains:
- a CDS encoding endonuclease V, producing MIPVRRVPTLAVARAIQERLRSRVRTTGGPRRWRLVAGADLAYRGDGSRAWAAVVLVSLPDGAVVETATASHRPRFPYIPGYLSFREGPLLLEAFARLTRQPDVCLFDGQGIAHPRGCGLASHVGVLLDLPSVGCAKSRLVGEHDDPGPRRGDWTPLTIEGRTVGAVLRTRDGVRPIYVSPGHRIGLARAIACVLAASRLRVPEPIRLAERVVNECKRLDRGR from the coding sequence GTGATCCCTGTCCGCCGGGTGCCCACGCTCGCCGTGGCGCGCGCCATCCAGGAGCGGCTGCGCTCGCGGGTGCGCACGACGGGCGGGCCCCGACGGTGGCGCCTCGTGGCCGGCGCCGACCTCGCCTACCGCGGCGACGGCTCGCGCGCCTGGGCCGCGGTGGTCCTCGTGTCACTCCCCGACGGCGCCGTCGTCGAGACGGCGACGGCCTCGCACCGGCCGCGCTTCCCGTACATCCCCGGCTACCTCTCCTTCCGCGAGGGCCCGCTGCTCCTCGAGGCCTTCGCCCGCCTGACGCGGCAACCCGACGTCTGCCTCTTCGACGGGCAGGGGATCGCGCATCCGCGTGGGTGCGGGCTCGCGTCGCACGTGGGAGTGCTCCTCGACCTGCCGAGCGTGGGCTGTGCCAAGTCACGGCTGGTGGGCGAGCACGACGACCCGGGGCCGCGGCGCGGGGACTGGACGCCGCTCACCATCGAGGGACGGACGGTGGGCGCGGTCCTCAGGACGCGCGACGGCGTGCGTCCCATCTACGTCTCGCCGGGCCACCGCATCGGCCTGGCGCGCGCGATCGCCTGCGTCCTCGCGGCGAGCCGGCTGCGGGTGCCCGAGCCCATCCGGCTGGCCGAGCGCGTGGTCAACGAGTGCAAGCGGCTGGACCGCGGGCGGTGA
- a CDS encoding MBL fold metallo-hydrolase, which translates to MHFAFLGTSGAVPSLRRDTTSLVFVGHPEVVLVDCGGSPVQKLLLAGTTPARLERVIITHIHPDHAYGLPSLIQNLLLMKRAAPLAIACRQEHAEPLRALLGVFGLLERPGMFPLAWEPVPPREGALVATSASFAITASPNAHGSMPNLALRFDVHGRGSVVYSSDTEPCDAVVALSRGAHTLIHEATFSQRAGERLGVHSTAAEAGEIAALAGVHRLLLTHMDPIHHDDAEALAEEARSRFTGIVEIAEELVPYPL; encoded by the coding sequence GTGCACTTCGCCTTCCTCGGAACCTCGGGGGCCGTGCCCTCCCTGCGCCGGGACACGACCTCCCTGGTCTTCGTGGGGCACCCCGAGGTCGTGCTCGTGGATTGCGGGGGCAGTCCGGTGCAGAAGCTCCTCCTGGCCGGGACGACGCCCGCGCGGCTCGAGCGAGTGATCATCACCCATATCCATCCCGACCACGCCTATGGCTTGCCGTCGCTGATCCAGAATCTGCTGCTCATGAAGCGCGCGGCCCCGCTGGCCATCGCGTGCCGCCAGGAGCACGCCGAGCCTCTCCGCGCCCTCCTCGGCGTGTTCGGTCTCCTGGAGCGGCCTGGGATGTTTCCCCTGGCGTGGGAGCCGGTGCCGCCCCGCGAGGGGGCCCTCGTGGCGACCTCCGCCTCCTTCGCCATCACGGCATCGCCCAACGCCCACGGCAGCATGCCGAACCTGGCGCTGCGCTTCGACGTGCACGGGCGCGGTTCCGTCGTCTACTCCTCGGACACCGAGCCCTGTGACGCGGTGGTGGCCTTGTCCCGCGGTGCCCACACGCTGATCCACGAGGCGACCTTCTCGCAGCGCGCCGGCGAGCGCCTCGGCGTTCACTCGACGGCGGCCGAGGCCGGCGAGATCGCGGCGCTGGCAGGTGTCCACCGCCTCCTCCTGACCCACATGGATCCGATCCATCACGACGACGCGGAGGCCCTGGCGGAGGAGGCTCGTTCCCGGTTCACCGGGATCGTGGAGATCGCCGAGGAGCTGGTGCCATACCCGCTGTGA
- a CDS encoding prolipoprotein diacylglyceryl transferase — protein sequence MFRSPGPVALQLGPLTIRWYGLLMATAMALGLWLAYRDARRRGQDPESLLKAAELALLGALVGARLYYVAFNLDYYAQFPAKILAVWEGGLAIHGGLLGGLLVGGGYAWRRRLPLRVYTDIVAPSLALGQAIGRWGNFFNEEAFGTPTSLPWKLYISPPHRPLVYAQSEFFHPAFLYESLWDLAVFALLAWLLRDRVARAPGALFLTYLGLYSAGRFFTEAIRTDPLMLGPLRVAQLVSLLGVAVALAAVPLMLRRARPAA from the coding sequence ATGTTCAGGTCCCCCGGTCCCGTCGCGCTGCAGCTCGGTCCCCTCACGATTCGCTGGTACGGGCTGCTGATGGCCACGGCCATGGCGCTGGGGCTCTGGCTCGCCTACCGGGACGCGAGGCGCCGCGGGCAGGATCCCGAGAGCCTGCTCAAGGCCGCGGAGCTCGCTCTGCTCGGCGCCCTGGTCGGCGCCCGGCTCTACTACGTCGCCTTCAACCTGGACTACTACGCCCAGTTCCCGGCCAAGATCCTCGCGGTCTGGGAAGGGGGGCTCGCCATCCACGGCGGGCTCCTCGGCGGGCTCCTGGTCGGCGGCGGCTATGCGTGGCGGCGCCGGCTGCCCTTGCGCGTCTACACGGACATCGTGGCGCCGAGCCTCGCCCTCGGGCAGGCCATCGGCCGCTGGGGCAACTTCTTCAACGAGGAGGCCTTCGGCACGCCGACCAGCCTGCCCTGGAAGCTGTACATCTCGCCTCCGCACCGCCCGCTGGTCTACGCCCAGAGCGAGTTCTTCCACCCCGCCTTCCTCTACGAGTCCCTCTGGGATCTGGCCGTCTTTGCCCTCCTCGCCTGGCTCCTCCGCGACCGCGTGGCGCGCGCGCCGGGCGCCCTCTTCCTCACCTATCTCGGCCTCTACTCCGCGGGGCGCTTCTTCACCGAGGCCATCCGCACGGATCCCCTGATGCTGGGGCCGCTGCGCGTGGCCCAGCTGGTGAGTCTGCTGGGCGTGGCCGTGGCCCTCGCGGCAGTGCCGCTCATGCTCAGGCGCGCCCGCCCCGCCGCCTGA
- the tolQ gene encoding protein TolQ: MNSSVIELVLNAGPVAKFVLLLLGVFSIVCWALVVEKWWEFRKIRRESARFLKVFREGRRLSAIFGAAKKHRESPLAQLYIAGCQEAGGALGGAELLDHVIEEAEEGIPAERVDAIQRAMRRAGSGEVSRMERYLPFLATTASAAPFIGLFGTVWGVMSAFHGIGQQGSASLAVVAPGISEALIATAAGLGAAIPAVMAYNYFVNQVKRWATEMEGFTLDLLNLFARPAPKPARIVKDGH, encoded by the coding sequence CTGAACTCCAGCGTCATCGAGCTCGTCCTCAACGCCGGTCCCGTCGCGAAGTTCGTGCTCCTGCTCCTCGGCGTCTTTTCCATCGTCTGCTGGGCCCTCGTGGTCGAGAAGTGGTGGGAGTTCCGGAAGATCCGCAGGGAGTCGGCGCGCTTTCTGAAGGTCTTCCGCGAGGGGCGCCGGCTGTCGGCCATCTTCGGCGCCGCCAAAAAGCACCGCGAGAGCCCGCTGGCCCAGCTCTACATCGCGGGCTGCCAGGAGGCCGGTGGAGCCCTCGGTGGCGCGGAGCTGCTCGACCACGTGATCGAGGAAGCCGAGGAGGGAATCCCGGCTGAGCGCGTGGACGCCATCCAGCGGGCCATGCGGCGAGCGGGCTCGGGCGAGGTCTCCCGCATGGAGCGCTACCTGCCCTTCCTCGCCACGACGGCGAGCGCCGCGCCCTTCATCGGGCTCTTCGGCACGGTCTGGGGCGTGATGAGCGCGTTCCACGGCATCGGGCAGCAGGGCTCGGCGAGCCTGGCCGTGGTGGCACCTGGCATCTCCGAGGCGCTCATCGCCACGGCGGCGGGCCTCGGCGCCGCCATCCCCGCGGTCATGGCCTACAATTACTTCGTCAATCAGGTGAAGCGCTGGGCGACTGAGATGGAGGGCTTCACCCTGGATCTCCTCAACCTGTTCGCCCGCCCGGCCCCGAAGCCGGCGCGGATCGTGAAGGATGGCCATTAA
- a CDS encoding biopolymer transporter ExbD, with product MAIKVDSSEYGAGGARIGATLSEINIIPLVDVILVLLLIFMLTAPLMHRGIDVALPKSAAKPTAVEERVVLTLTKDRTVFVNDKPVPLAGLEPRLRDVLKSRADKTIYLKADQGLQYGFVVETMDRVRRAGVEKLGMVTEPARER from the coding sequence ATGGCCATTAAGGTCGACTCGTCGGAGTACGGTGCCGGCGGAGCCCGGATCGGCGCCACGCTGTCCGAGATCAACATCATCCCGCTGGTGGACGTGATCCTGGTCCTCCTCCTCATCTTCATGCTCACCGCGCCGCTCATGCACCGCGGGATCGACGTCGCGCTGCCGAAGAGCGCGGCCAAGCCCACGGCGGTGGAGGAGCGGGTGGTCCTGACGCTCACCAAGGACCGTACCGTGTTCGTCAACGACAAGCCGGTCCCCCTGGCGGGCCTCGAGCCGAGGCTGCGCGACGTACTCAAGAGCCGGGCTGACAAGACGATCTACCTCAAGGCGGACCAGGGGCTCCAGTACGGTTTCGTGGTCGAGACGATGGACCGCGTGCGCCGGGCCGGAGTCGAGAAACTCGGCATGGTAACCGAACCGGCGAGGGAACGCTGA
- a CDS encoding TonB family protein, which translates to MRYPFRVAPVKPGPALRSRRVPYLAITVSTIGHGLAAAALFVWVIWGVGSSQKVYVVNLVPAVAAVGSPSGATTPALPPRPATPAPSRSTLPEPEPREARAREPVKLPDSPAVAPRLPSRPAALPRPGQRELPPLGAPEVRRSPAPPIAARAGETPAEARPAPPPPLGKTTGSVTGTGALTLDVSDFPHAWYLRVVLGKVEERWQRQGQTSEPAQKPLVFVEIQRDGSIRPPTIEKSSGNAFYDQAALRAIADASPFPPLPQEWSKPSLRVMFRFELRPGRG; encoded by the coding sequence ATGCGGTACCCGTTTCGGGTGGCGCCGGTCAAACCCGGTCCCGCCCTCCGCAGCCGGCGAGTGCCGTACCTGGCCATCACCGTGTCCACCATCGGCCACGGACTCGCCGCCGCAGCGCTGTTCGTCTGGGTGATCTGGGGGGTCGGGAGCAGCCAGAAGGTCTACGTGGTCAACCTCGTCCCCGCGGTGGCGGCGGTGGGATCTCCCTCCGGGGCCACCACGCCGGCGCTGCCGCCGCGCCCGGCCACGCCGGCGCCGTCGCGCTCCACCCTGCCCGAGCCCGAGCCGCGGGAGGCGCGGGCGCGCGAGCCGGTCAAGCTCCCCGACAGCCCCGCCGTGGCGCCGCGGCTGCCCTCACGCCCAGCCGCGTTGCCACGTCCGGGCCAGAGGGAATTGCCGCCCCTCGGCGCGCCCGAGGTGCGCCGCTCCCCTGCGCCGCCCATCGCCGCCAGGGCCGGAGAGACCCCGGCCGAGGCGCGTCCGGCGCCGCCTCCGCCCCTCGGCAAGACCACGGGCTCGGTCACTGGCACGGGCGCCCTCACGCTGGACGTCTCCGACTTCCCTCATGCGTGGTACCTCCGGGTAGTGCTCGGCAAGGTCGAGGAGCGGTGGCAGAGGCAGGGGCAGACCAGCGAGCCGGCGCAGAAGCCGCTCGTCTTCGTGGAGATCCAGCGTGACGGCTCCATCCGGCCCCCGACGATCGAGAAGAGCTCGGGCAATGCCTTCTACGATCAGGCCGCGCTGCGCGCCATCGCGGATGCGAGCCCCTTCCCCCCCCTTCCCCAGGAGTGGAGCAAGCCTTCGCTGCGCGTGATGTTCCGCTTCGAGCTCCGACCGGGGCGCGGCTGA
- the tolB gene encoding Tol-Pal system beta propeller repeat protein TolB, giving the protein MREVRALLALAAAVLTVAASLLASPPPARSQAPDVLLNVMASGAKRLNIFIPDFTVVAGADPGVLAKRVPEVVGADLRFSALFSVVSDPAPLPVGDAEALRQRWSGAAAAGAHAALHGLLSLGGTRATAEMRLYDLTSPELRLIATKKVEMPVAEARRLAHKIADEVVFQFTGEPGIADTRIAYVAGRPGAKELYLVDYDGAGPHPLTANRSVNLSPAWSPDSRSVAFTSYLGGYPYLYRLFAFERRPVQLLAGYLGINISPAWSPDGRSVALTLSKDGNPEIYVLTVATGAFRRLTTHSGIDTEPSWSPTGREIAFTSDRAGRAQIFVMDAEGTNVRRLTGGGFNTQPRWSPRGDTIVYTSRQGNHDLWAVSPDGSNVRRLTAGPGDNESASWAPNGRHLAFHSSRLRGSSIFTMLADGSEPQPVPTQGGEATSPAWSPRLP; this is encoded by the coding sequence GTGCGCGAGGTGCGGGCACTCCTGGCCCTCGCGGCCGCGGTCCTGACGGTCGCGGCCAGCCTCCTCGCCTCGCCGCCGCCGGCGCGCTCGCAGGCCCCCGACGTGCTGCTCAACGTCATGGCGAGCGGCGCCAAGCGGCTCAACATCTTCATCCCTGACTTCACCGTGGTCGCGGGGGCGGATCCTGGCGTCCTCGCCAAGCGGGTCCCCGAGGTGGTCGGCGCCGATCTCAGGTTCTCGGCGCTGTTCAGCGTGGTCTCCGATCCCGCCCCGCTGCCGGTGGGCGATGCCGAGGCGCTGCGCCAGCGGTGGTCCGGCGCCGCGGCCGCGGGCGCCCATGCGGCACTGCACGGGCTCCTGAGCCTCGGCGGCACCCGCGCGACGGCCGAGATGAGGCTCTACGACCTGACCTCGCCCGAGCTGCGCCTCATCGCCACGAAGAAGGTCGAGATGCCGGTGGCGGAGGCGCGCCGGCTGGCCCACAAGATCGCCGACGAGGTGGTCTTCCAGTTCACGGGGGAGCCGGGCATCGCGGACACCAGGATCGCCTACGTGGCCGGGCGCCCTGGAGCGAAGGAGCTCTACCTGGTGGACTACGACGGCGCCGGGCCGCACCCGCTCACGGCCAACCGCTCCGTCAACCTGTCCCCCGCGTGGAGCCCCGACAGCCGTTCCGTGGCCTTCACGTCCTACCTGGGCGGCTACCCCTATCTCTACCGGCTTTTCGCCTTCGAGCGCCGCCCGGTGCAGCTCCTCGCGGGCTACCTCGGCATCAACATCTCGCCGGCGTGGAGTCCCGACGGCCGCTCGGTGGCGCTCACGCTGTCGAAGGACGGCAACCCGGAGATCTATGTCCTCACCGTCGCCACGGGTGCCTTCCGCCGGCTGACCACGCACAGCGGGATCGACACCGAGCCGAGCTGGTCACCCACGGGGCGGGAGATCGCCTTCACCTCGGACCGCGCCGGGAGGGCGCAGATCTTCGTCATGGACGCGGAGGGCACCAATGTGAGGCGCCTGACCGGCGGCGGCTTCAACACCCAGCCGCGCTGGTCGCCGAGGGGAGACACGATCGTCTACACCTCGCGCCAGGGCAACCACGATCTCTGGGCCGTGAGCCCTGACGGCTCCAATGTCCGCCGGCTCACGGCGGGCCCCGGAGACAACGAGAGCGCCTCCTGGGCCCCCAATGGTCGCCATCTGGCGTTCCACTCGAGCCGCCTTCGCGGCTCGAGCATCTTCACCATGCTGGCCGACGGCTCCGAGCCGCAGCCCGTGCCCACTCAAGGGGGTGAGGCTACAAGTCCTGCTTGGTCTCCCCGCCTTCCGTGA
- the pal gene encoding peptidoglycan-associated lipoprotein Pal, whose protein sequence is MPQRRGHMVLVLPLLILTLFLVGCPKRPATTAATAPPPTAPAARPAPAAPAPSAVAPARPAPAAPGPSAVAPARPAPAAPATPPRPAEFAETPNLKDIHFAFDKYDIRPEDAKILDSNAAWLKREASSLVLIEGHCDERGTNEYNLALGERRAKATMNYLVSQGIQASRITIISYGEERPSCSEKNEACWSKNRRSHFLVKAR, encoded by the coding sequence ATGCCGCAACGACGGGGTCACATGGTCCTGGTCCTGCCCCTGCTGATCCTCACCCTGTTCCTCGTGGGATGCCCGAAGCGGCCGGCCACCACCGCGGCCACGGCTCCCCCTCCCACCGCGCCGGCGGCTCGTCCCGCCCCGGCGGCACCAGCGCCGTCCGCTGTCGCGCCGGCTCGTCCCGCCCCGGCGGCACCAGGGCCGTCCGCTGTCGCGCCGGCTCGTCCCGCCCCGGCGGCACCAGCGACGCCGCCCAGGCCCGCCGAGTTCGCCGAGACCCCGAACCTCAAGGACATCCACTTCGCCTTCGACAAGTACGACATCAGGCCGGAGGACGCGAAGATCCTCGACAGCAACGCGGCATGGCTCAAGCGGGAGGCGAGCAGCCTGGTGCTGATCGAGGGGCACTGTGACGAGCGCGGCACCAACGAGTACAATCTCGCGCTCGGCGAGCGCCGCGCGAAGGCCACCATGAACTACCTCGTGTCCCAGGGAATCCAGGCCAGCCGGATCACCATCATCTCGTATGGCGAGGAACGGCCCAGCTGCTCGGAGAAGAACGAGGCGTGCTGGTCGAAGAATCGCCGCTCCCACTTCCTGGTGAAGGCCCGATAG
- a CDS encoding tetratricopeptide repeat protein — protein sequence MALMLQPWKGSLGLPFVAWAGLPALALLAVGCADLTGDGLHQDVAQLRQEVNALTLAVHRARGDAEAVTGQIDRRTREEAAESKRQLGALSGRLDALGTEVAGAAARLEEISQRLESLSRQLAARPAAPPTPAVPQLAAPAAVPGPRVSGGEPTAEQAYQAAYLDFTKGNFPLALSGFREFVRRFPDSPLADKAQYWVGESYFSLARASAGAGQKEKAARELQQAVQEFRKVVLNYPRGEKVPTAIYKEALALIELRQPRVARLRLQYLLENFPQSEEAPLARERLAALSG from the coding sequence GTGGCCCTGATGTTGCAGCCGTGGAAGGGGAGCCTCGGGCTCCCCTTCGTTGCGTGGGCGGGGCTCCCTGCGCTGGCTCTGCTGGCGGTGGGATGCGCCGACCTCACCGGGGACGGGCTGCATCAGGACGTGGCCCAGCTCCGCCAGGAAGTGAACGCCCTCACCCTCGCGGTTCACCGCGCGCGAGGCGACGCGGAGGCGGTGACGGGCCAGATCGATCGCCGCACCCGGGAGGAGGCGGCGGAGAGCAAGCGCCAGCTGGGGGCTCTGTCGGGCCGGCTCGACGCGCTGGGCACCGAGGTCGCCGGGGCAGCCGCCCGCCTCGAGGAGATCTCCCAGCGGCTCGAGTCGCTGAGTCGCCAGCTCGCTGCCCGACCCGCCGCTCCGCCGACTCCGGCGGTGCCTCAACTCGCCGCGCCCGCGGCGGTCCCGGGACCGCGGGTGTCGGGCGGCGAGCCCACCGCCGAGCAGGCGTACCAGGCGGCCTATCTCGACTTCACCAAGGGCAACTTCCCGCTGGCCCTCTCGGGCTTCCGCGAGTTCGTGCGGCGCTTCCCGGACTCTCCGCTCGCGGACAAGGCGCAGTACTGGGTCGGCGAGTCCTATTTCAGCCTGGCGCGCGCCAGCGCCGGAGCCGGCCAGAAGGAGAAGGCGGCGCGGGAGCTGCAGCAGGCGGTGCAGGAGTTCCGGAAGGTCGTGTTGAACTACCCACGAGGTGAGAAGGTGCCGACGGCCATCTACAAGGAGGCGCTGGCACTGATCGAGCTGAGGCAGCCCAGGGTCGCCCGCCTGCGGCTACAGTACCTCCTCGAGAACTTCCCCCAGTCCGAGGAAGCCCCGCTGGCCAGGGAGCGCCTGGCCGCGCTCAGCGGGTAG
- a CDS encoding zf-HC2 domain-containing protein has product MPTLGCLWYRSRLEAHADGALQGRAARAVSGHVGRCSACQATVERLSALRRLVSAEAIGVEEPEWSGFWPAVRRRIASEPPRPVAEVWWLPLWKPIWGHPRLATVTAALAASLLTFSLWPGREGELPAAWADPVVVQDVSTADPDGSVMVYHTPDRDVTVIWVFASQIEGQTGATTR; this is encoded by the coding sequence ATGCCCACCCTCGGCTGTCTCTGGTACCGGTCCCGTCTCGAGGCCCATGCGGACGGCGCCCTCCAAGGCCGTGCCGCGCGCGCGGTCTCTGGCCATGTCGGGCGCTGCAGCGCCTGCCAGGCCACGGTGGAGCGCCTCAGCGCCCTTCGCCGCCTTGTCAGCGCGGAGGCCATCGGGGTCGAGGAGCCGGAGTGGTCCGGCTTCTGGCCGGCGGTTCGCCGCCGCATCGCGAGCGAGCCGCCGCGCCCCGTGGCGGAGGTCTGGTGGCTGCCGCTCTGGAAGCCCATCTGGGGGCACCCACGGCTGGCCACGGTGACGGCCGCGCTGGCCGCCTCGCTCCTGACCTTCTCCCTCTGGCCCGGCCGGGAGGGCGAGCTCCCGGCGGCGTGGGCGGATCCTGTGGTGGTGCAGGACGTGAGCACGGCCGACCCTGACGGCAGCGTCATGGTCTACCACACCCCTGACCGCGACGTGACCGTGATCTGGGTCTTCGCTTCCCAGATCGAAGGGCAGACCGGGGCTACTACCCGCTGA
- a CDS encoding DUF502 domain-containing protein has product MAGSFRKWAKVRFITGFFVTVPVIATSSLLYLFWDAIDDFFSPGYARMFGRRIPGLGFLTAVVLIFVVGTVATNVVGRRILIRVEGLLTRVPIFRHIYPTIKELLESFSPAKRSSFKEVVLAEHPRKGEFVFGFVTSEVLVNGPEGERAMVTVFVPTNNLYLGDVILVPRGEALTTGLTIEEGIRIILSAGTATPERLPRERP; this is encoded by the coding sequence ATGGCCGGCAGCTTCCGCAAGTGGGCCAAGGTCCGGTTCATCACCGGCTTCTTCGTCACCGTTCCCGTCATCGCCACTTCGTCGCTCCTCTACCTGTTCTGGGACGCGATCGACGACTTCTTCTCGCCCGGGTACGCGCGCATGTTCGGCAGGCGCATCCCAGGGCTCGGCTTCCTCACGGCCGTGGTGCTCATCTTCGTCGTGGGAACCGTGGCCACCAACGTGGTCGGGCGGCGCATCCTCATCCGTGTGGAGGGGCTGCTCACGCGCGTCCCGATCTTCCGCCACATCTACCCGACCATCAAGGAGCTGCTCGAGTCCTTCTCGCCGGCCAAGCGCAGCTCGTTCAAGGAAGTGGTGCTGGCCGAGCACCCTCGCAAGGGTGAGTTCGTCTTCGGCTTCGTGACCTCCGAGGTGCTCGTGAACGGTCCCGAGGGCGAGCGGGCGATGGTGACGGTATTCGTGCCCACCAACAACCTCTACCTCGGCGACGTGATCCTGGTGCCGAGGGGCGAGGCACTCACGACCGGGCTCACCATCGAGGAGGGCATCCGCATCATCCTCTCGGCGGGTACCGCGACGCCGGAGCGCCTCCCCCGGGAGCGCCCCTGA
- a CDS encoding SDR family oxidoreductase yields the protein MTPQGSGQVKELTGTVALVTGGAVRVGRAIALGLARQGADVAIGYHRSAPAARATVAELHALGVQAAALRADIARPAEARRLVTDAARQLGRLDLLVNNAAVFVRTPFADTTPAQWERLLGVNLRGAFFCAQAAARAMGRRGGRIVNIADVGAVRGWPAYIPYGVSKAGLLMLTKGLAAALAPRIQVNAVGPGVVLLPEGVRAGPRERLTARIPMRRRGHPDDVAAAVCFFATCPGYITGQVLFVDGGATAI from the coding sequence ATGACACCACAGGGGTCCGGGCAAGTCAAGGAACTGACCGGCACCGTGGCGCTCGTCACGGGCGGCGCCGTGCGCGTGGGCCGCGCCATCGCCCTCGGCCTGGCACGCCAGGGCGCCGACGTCGCGATCGGCTACCACCGATCGGCACCGGCGGCCCGCGCGACGGTCGCGGAGCTGCATGCCCTCGGGGTGCAGGCGGCGGCCCTGCGTGCCGACATCGCCAGGCCCGCCGAGGCCCGGCGCCTCGTGACGGACGCAGCGCGGCAGCTGGGTCGGCTCGACCTGCTCGTCAACAACGCGGCCGTCTTCGTGCGGACGCCCTTCGCCGACACCACGCCGGCCCAGTGGGAGCGGCTCCTCGGGGTGAACCTCAGGGGGGCGTTCTTCTGCGCTCAGGCGGCGGCCCGCGCGATGGGGCGCCGGGGCGGGCGCATCGTCAACATCGCGGATGTGGGCGCGGTGCGCGGCTGGCCGGCCTACATCCCCTACGGCGTGTCCAAGGCAGGCCTCCTGATGCTCACGAAGGGGCTGGCGGCGGCGCTGGCGCCGCGGATCCAGGTCAACGCGGTGGGCCCGGGCGTCGTGCTCCTCCCCGAGGGCGTGCGGGCAGGGCCCCGGGAGCGGCTCACCGCCCGCATCCCGATGCGCCGCCGCGGCCATCCAGACGACGTGGCGGCGGCCGTCTGCTTCTTCGCCACCTGCCCTGGCTACATCACCGGCCAGGTCCTCTTCGTGGACGGCGGCGCCACCGCGATCTGA
- a CDS encoding MBL fold metallo-hydrolase yields MSDTLYLKQMELGPMQNFVYLVGDPVTRECVAVDPAWEIDAVLDRMQADDMRLAGVLVTHTHQDHVGGHLFGHDIPGVEQLLAKAAVKVYVHRSEREFLKGFGSDLVKVDAGDTLPVGRFTLTFVHTPGHTPGSQCFLVDGRLISGDTLFIRSCGRTDLPGSDPKEMYYSLTQRLGALPDATVVLPGHNYGGSATTIGDEKRHNPLMRFSSVAEFLRVMGAG; encoded by the coding sequence ATGAGCGACACTCTCTACCTCAAGCAGATGGAGCTCGGCCCCATGCAGAACTTCGTCTACCTGGTCGGAGACCCCGTCACGCGCGAATGCGTGGCGGTGGATCCGGCCTGGGAGATCGACGCCGTCCTCGACCGGATGCAGGCCGACGACATGCGGCTCGCGGGCGTGCTCGTGACCCACACCCACCAGGACCACGTGGGAGGCCATCTCTTCGGCCACGATATCCCGGGCGTCGAGCAACTGCTGGCCAAGGCCGCTGTGAAGGTATACGTGCACCGGTCGGAGCGCGAGTTCCTCAAGGGCTTCGGCTCGGACCTCGTGAAGGTGGACGCTGGCGACACGCTGCCGGTGGGCCGCTTCACGCTCACCTTCGTCCACACGCCGGGGCACACACCCGGATCGCAGTGCTTCCTCGTGGACGGGCGGCTCATCTCCGGCGACACACTGTTCATCCGTTCCTGTGGGCGGACGGACCTGCCCGGGAGCGATCCGAAAGAGATGTACTACTCGCTCACCCAGCGGCTGGGGGCGCTGCCAGACGCGACGGTGGTGCTGCCTGGCCACAACTACGGCGGCTCGGCCACGACGATCGGCGACGAGAAACGCCACAACCCGCTGATGCGCTTCTCATCGGTGGCGGAGTTCCTGCGCGTCATGGGCGCCGGCTGA